CCAGCTTCCGGTCCAGCATTATACATGGATAGACATTCCCCTGAGGGTCAAGGAACAGTGAATGTGTACCTGAATAGCACCTCTGGTGCATTGTCCCCTCTATCTGGTGCCTGACACAATCCGACAGGTAGAACGCATACGGATCAATGAGCTTGTTGAATATCGATTCATTGCTTATACGGTCCTGGACTATTGTGCTCATATCGGCTTCAATAATATCCAGTTCACTGCTGCTCCATTCAAACTCAATTTCTGTATTGCCATAATATGCGCCGCTGTTATGTGCAAATCCTGCCAGGAACTTGATGTGTTTCTCTTTCGTGAACCGGTACACATCCTGTAATTCCCTGTAATTCCAGGGGGTTATGGTAAAATCAATCCCGATATTGACATCAGTTTCTGACTTCAGGAGTTCTATGGTCTCATTCAAAGCTTCATATGCACCCGGCACCCCACGGATCTCATCATGTTTTGCATTAAGGCCGTCCAGGGAAAGTGAAACACTGAAATGTTTTGGATTGTACATGTCCTGTATCTTTTTTATCTTATCAACAGTAAGTTTAGGGTTGAGACCGTTGGTGGCCACCCCGATAATAGCATTCGGGTACCTGTTGATAAACAATTCTGCAATCTCCACAAAATCCTTCCTCAAAAGTGGTTCTCCGCCGGTAAAACTCACTCCCTGAAGAGCTGCCAG
The DNA window shown above is from ANME-2 cluster archaeon and carries:
- a CDS encoding radical SAM protein, with protein sequence MGTLNKKEMATKSIEFFLKKPSHQHVLWLNFALTYNCNSRCVMCSIWQKYKQQPDLAKEELTIPDIETLLASPYLAALQGVSFTGGEPLLRKDFVEIAELFINRYPNAIIGVATNGLNPKLTVDKIKKIQDMYNPKHFSVSLSLDGLNAKHDEIRGVPGAYEALNETIELLKSETDVNIGIDFTITPWNYRELQDVYRFTKEKHIKFLAGFAHNSGAYYGNTEIEFEWSSSELDIIEADMSTIVQDRISNESIFNKLIDPYAFYLSDCVRHQIEGTMHQRCYSGTHSLFLDPQGNVYPCIMLDRKLGNIKENGFDSIWTSPDASSLRHEIRSGTCGCWVACEAVPSMLRKFDFVKWNLKNKFINRI